A genomic window from Schistocerca serialis cubense isolate TAMUIC-IGC-003099 chromosome 4, iqSchSeri2.2, whole genome shotgun sequence includes:
- the LOC126474729 gene encoding transcription factor LBX2-like — MLLLCVAEGQASHLNLFNSRQQAKKKRKSRTAFTNHQIFELEKRFLYQKYLSPADRDEIAGQLGLSNAQVITWFQNRRAKLKRDMEELKKDAGSTDVLTAHRSFLEKVTDLGILKKKAPSSSAPMAAAASAVGVASGVCGGRGDSGIDK; from the coding sequence ATGTTGTTGCTTTGTGTTGCAGAGGGCCAAGCCAGCCACCTGAACCTGTTCAACTCGCGGCAGCAGGCGAAGAAGAAGCGGAAGTCGCGCACGGCGTTCACCAACCACCAGATCTTCGAGCTGGAGAAGCGCTTCCTGTACCAGAAGTACCTGTCTCCAGCGGACCGCGACGAGATCGCGGGCCAACTCGGCCTGAGCAACGCGCAGGTCATCACGTGGTTCCAGAACCGGCGCGCCAAGCTCAAGCGCGACATGGAGGAGCTCAAGAAGGACGCCGGGTCCACCGACGTCTTGACCGCGCACAGGTCCTTCCTGGAGAAGGTCACCGACCTCGGCATTCTGAAGAAGAAGGCGCCCTCAAGCAGCGCCCCGATGGCGGCAGCTGCATCCGCTGTGGGGGTGGCATCTGGAGTCTGTGGGGGCCGAGGCGACTCGGGTATCGACAAGTAG